The following proteins are co-located in the Aurantiacibacter atlanticus genome:
- a CDS encoding NAD-glutamate dehydrogenase: MSSTKSASEAKATLAKKERAFAKTLATRISDSILPGEFSLEGKQLEDATAFVIETARERKEGQPSISVRSATDGRRFMRIAIINKDMPFLVDSIGAVMAAHGLSIDVLVHPIIPVRRKDEKLEDVPEGDGTGEKKESWVYLETERIDAKERRALEAELRASIIDVRAAVSDWPQMHDMMDADADRLSDAEGAALLRWLSGGMLTQLGHITRNRDGKETDKLGICRRSTPDVLAENAYAKAFAWFDGENGAPGRAPLIIKANRLSKVHRRVPLDLFVVPVLEKGRVEAISIHAGIWTSAALVASPDSVPVLRQQLKAIMERLDFDTGSHDYKALVHALTALPHDLIISFSDDDITRVATAMMTLADRPRPRATLVTAPLGRHVFGFVWLPRDMLSTSVRLQVQDLLERESGATTLDWSMMVEGGNLALLRYVMDFRTKHGAPDTEAIDKALQQMLRGWNDAVEEALAASEEPNRAAALAARYAESFPSFYRATYGAGEAAKDIVRLRQLATHAEESGQGRDARLYRKDEDGEDRLRLKIYQHNGSLPLSDAVPALENFGFRVLSEVPSELSGDDTGTIHDFVLALPAGMEAGTVLERAPTIEHAVTCVLNEKAEDDVFNRLVISAALDGQESNWLRAFYRYLRQSNVAFTIYTVVDALAGAENVTRGLINLFRTMHDPAFKNDRAKARAKVEDDIRAGLAEVMAINDDRLLRRYWAVISAVLRTNAFAPAADEALAFKLDSSLVPGLPKPVPWREIFVYSNRVEGVHLRAGPVARGGLRWSDRRDDYRTEILGLMKAQKVKNAVIVPTGAKGGFYPKQLPSPALDRDGWFAEGKASYTLFIRSLLSITDNIVDEKVVHPADVVIHDGEDPYFVVAADKGTATFSDTANAIAMEQDFWLGDAFASGGSNGYDHKAMGITARGAWISVQRHFLEMGVDVQVDPIRVVGCGDMSGDVFGNGMLLSKSIKLIAAFDHRHIFIDPDPDAAVSWKERKRLFELKRSNWAEYKEDLLSKGGGIYPRTLKRVELSAEAIKALDIPAEDMKDGALDPETLIHRILKSPADLIWFGGIGTYIKASHESHADVGDPVNDGLRVDAENLCAKVIGEGANLGATQAGRIEFSLHGGRINTDFIDNSAGVDCSDNEVNIKIALTAARRAGRLSEERRNAILKDMTEEVAGLVLEDNRLQALALSIAEKGGSRAIGAQARVIEMLEEHGGLDRRNEGLGDAEALARRAGDEQGLTRPELAVLLSHSKLVLQDAVEGSALAADDASDPLVLGDFPPQMQEQFTRQVLDHRLRNEIVGTVVANKLVNRMGMIHPFELAEEEGAGLDAIGAAFVGASALLGMDRVWEMLDTAKMPETARLMLFDQAALALRGHMADLLRAGTGDLSPSQLATEIGGMVNELVDKADNLLGLEARKHIEDIATRMVEKGATQEPADMVARLFAVDGAIGLSRLSSDTGIHPVALAQGFIELGALLGIDWAQSRAAVMSPADPWERLLVAGLARDFQQMRFDFLRSLAKQRGKNSGDPSALIEEWAEEQDHVIAQFRRMITRARGATPVAPAMLAQIASQARNMLQG, from the coding sequence ATGTCCAGCACGAAGAGCGCCAGCGAAGCCAAAGCCACCCTTGCCAAAAAGGAACGCGCCTTCGCCAAGACGCTGGCCACGCGGATTAGCGATTCAATTCTGCCGGGCGAATTCTCGCTTGAAGGGAAGCAGCTGGAGGATGCCACCGCCTTCGTCATAGAAACCGCGCGGGAGCGCAAGGAGGGCCAGCCATCCATTTCCGTGCGTTCTGCCACCGATGGGCGGCGCTTCATGCGCATTGCGATCATCAATAAGGATATGCCGTTCCTGGTCGATTCGATCGGCGCTGTCATGGCCGCGCACGGGCTTTCGATAGATGTCCTGGTCCATCCGATCATTCCGGTGCGCCGCAAGGATGAAAAGCTGGAAGACGTGCCTGAAGGCGATGGCACTGGAGAAAAGAAGGAAAGCTGGGTCTATCTCGAGACCGAGCGGATCGACGCCAAGGAAAGGCGCGCCCTGGAAGCGGAATTGCGTGCATCCATCATAGATGTCCGGGCCGCTGTCTCCGACTGGCCGCAAATGCACGACATGATGGATGCCGATGCGGATCGCCTTTCGGATGCTGAAGGCGCCGCTCTGCTGCGCTGGCTATCGGGCGGGATGTTGACCCAATTGGGCCACATCACCCGCAATCGCGATGGCAAGGAAACTGACAAACTGGGCATCTGTCGCCGCTCGACACCTGATGTTCTTGCTGAAAATGCCTATGCCAAGGCGTTTGCCTGGTTTGATGGAGAGAATGGCGCGCCTGGCCGCGCCCCGCTGATCATCAAGGCCAACCGCCTGTCCAAGGTGCACCGCCGCGTACCGCTCGACCTGTTCGTGGTGCCGGTTTTGGAAAAGGGCCGCGTAGAGGCGATCTCGATCCATGCGGGCATCTGGACAAGCGCCGCGCTCGTCGCGTCGCCTGACAGCGTACCGGTTCTACGCCAACAGCTCAAGGCCATCATGGAACGGCTCGATTTCGATACTGGCAGCCATGATTACAAGGCGCTTGTCCATGCATTGACGGCGCTTCCACACGATCTCATCATCAGTTTTTCGGACGATGACATCACCCGCGTTGCCACCGCGATGATGACTTTGGCTGATCGCCCTCGTCCGCGCGCAACATTGGTCACTGCGCCCCTCGGCCGCCATGTGTTCGGCTTTGTGTGGCTGCCGCGCGACATGCTTTCTACCAGTGTCCGCTTGCAGGTGCAGGACTTGCTCGAACGCGAAAGCGGGGCGACCACGCTCGACTGGAGCATGATGGTCGAAGGCGGCAATCTTGCATTGCTGCGGTATGTGATGGACTTCCGCACAAAGCACGGCGCGCCCGATACTGAAGCGATCGACAAGGCTTTGCAGCAAATGCTGCGCGGCTGGAACGATGCCGTTGAAGAAGCGCTGGCCGCCAGCGAGGAACCCAATAGGGCCGCCGCGCTTGCCGCCCGCTATGCCGAGAGCTTCCCCTCCTTTTACCGCGCCACCTATGGCGCAGGCGAAGCGGCGAAGGATATCGTCCGCTTGCGCCAGCTTGCTACCCATGCCGAAGAAAGCGGGCAGGGCCGCGATGCAAGGCTATACCGCAAGGATGAGGATGGCGAAGACCGGCTGCGACTAAAGATTTACCAGCACAATGGCTCATTGCCATTGTCCGATGCTGTGCCTGCTCTGGAAAACTTCGGCTTTCGCGTTCTTTCCGAAGTTCCCAGCGAATTGAGCGGTGATGACACCGGCACGATCCACGATTTCGTGCTTGCCCTGCCTGCGGGCATGGAAGCGGGCACCGTGCTGGAGCGCGCGCCGACTATCGAGCATGCCGTGACCTGTGTGCTCAATGAAAAGGCAGAGGACGACGTGTTCAATCGCCTTGTCATCTCCGCTGCGCTGGACGGGCAGGAATCCAATTGGCTGCGCGCTTTTTATCGCTATCTGCGCCAGTCTAACGTCGCCTTTACAATCTATACGGTGGTCGATGCACTGGCGGGTGCGGAAAATGTCACGCGCGGCCTGATAAACCTGTTCCGCACCATGCATGATCCGGCTTTCAAGAATGATCGCGCAAAGGCTCGTGCCAAGGTGGAAGACGATATCCGCGCTGGCCTGGCCGAAGTCATGGCGATCAATGATGATCGGCTGCTGCGCCGTTATTGGGCGGTCATCAGCGCTGTCTTGCGCACCAATGCCTTTGCTCCTGCGGCAGATGAGGCGCTGGCCTTCAAACTTGATAGCTCGCTTGTCCCCGGCCTGCCAAAGCCCGTGCCATGGCGCGAGATTTTCGTATATTCGAACCGCGTCGAAGGCGTGCACCTGCGTGCGGGGCCAGTGGCGCGCGGCGGCCTGCGCTGGTCCGACCGGCGCGATGATTATCGCACCGAGATTCTCGGCCTGATGAAGGCTCAGAAGGTGAAAAATGCTGTCATCGTGCCGACCGGTGCAAAAGGCGGTTTCTACCCCAAGCAATTGCCCAGTCCGGCGCTTGACCGCGATGGCTGGTTTGCTGAAGGCAAGGCCAGCTACACTCTGTTCATCCGCAGTCTCCTGTCCATTACCGACAACATCGTTGACGAAAAAGTTGTCCACCCTGCAGACGTGGTGATCCACGATGGCGAAGACCCCTATTTCGTTGTTGCGGCAGACAAGGGCACGGCGACGTTCTCCGACACGGCAAATGCCATCGCGATGGAGCAGGATTTCTGGCTGGGCGATGCCTTCGCCAGCGGCGGCTCCAATGGCTATGATCACAAGGCCATGGGCATTACCGCGCGCGGCGCTTGGATTTCCGTGCAGCGCCACTTCCTCGAAATGGGCGTCGATGTGCAGGTCGATCCCATTCGTGTGGTTGGTTGCGGCGATATGTCGGGTGACGTGTTCGGCAATGGCATGTTGCTCAGCAAGTCGATCAAGCTGATTGCCGCCTTTGATCACCGTCACATCTTCATCGATCCCGACCCAGATGCGGCTGTCAGCTGGAAAGAGCGTAAGCGCCTGTTTGAACTGAAACGATCAAACTGGGCCGAATACAAGGAAGATCTGCTGTCGAAAGGCGGCGGCATCTATCCGCGCACGCTCAAGCGGGTTGAGCTTTCGGCAGAAGCAATCAAGGCGCTCGATATTCCGGCAGAGGATATGAAAGACGGTGCGCTTGATCCTGAAACGCTGATCCACCGCATCCTGAAAAGCCCGGCTGATCTCATCTGGTTCGGCGGGATCGGCACCTACATCAAGGCCAGCCATGAAAGTCACGCAGATGTTGGCGATCCGGTCAATGATGGCCTGCGTGTCGATGCGGAAAATCTGTGTGCCAAGGTCATTGGCGAAGGTGCAAATCTGGGTGCAACGCAGGCAGGACGGATCGAATTTTCGCTGCATGGCGGGCGGATCAACACCGATTTCATCGACAATTCTGCAGGCGTGGACTGTTCCGATAATGAAGTGAATATCAAGATCGCCCTGACCGCGGCACGGCGCGCGGGACGACTTTCTGAAGAACGCCGCAACGCCATCCTGAAAGACATGACAGAAGAAGTCGCCGGGCTTGTCCTCGAAGACAACCGGCTTCAGGCGCTGGCGCTCTCTATTGCCGAAAAGGGCGGCAGCCGGGCAATCGGGGCACAGGCGCGTGTCATCGAAATGCTCGAGGAACATGGCGGCCTTGACCGCCGCAACGAAGGGCTAGGCGATGCAGAGGCATTGGCGCGCCGCGCTGGCGATGAACAGGGCCTCACCCGGCCTGAGCTCGCGGTCCTGCTGTCGCATTCCAAGCTTGTCCTGCAGGATGCCGTAGAAGGCAGCGCACTTGCGGCCGATGATGCGTCAGACCCGCTGGTTCTGGGCGATTTCCCGCCGCAGATGCAGGAACAATTTACCCGGCAGGTGCTCGATCACCGCTTGCGCAATGAAATTGTCGGTACGGTTGTAGCCAACAAGCTAGTCAATCGCATGGGTATGATACACCCCTTCGAACTTGCCGAAGAAGAAGGTGCCGGGCTTGACGCCATTGGCGCGGCATTCGTGGGTGCCAGCGCCCTGCTTGGCATGGATCGGGTGTGGGAAATGCTCGACACTGCCAAGATGCCGGAAACAGCGCGGCTCATGCTGTTCGATCAGGCGGCATTGGCGCTACGCGGACATATGGCTGATCTACTGCGCGCGGGAACGGGCGATTTGTCTCCCTCGCAACTTGCGACAGAGATCGGCGGCATGGTCAATGAACTGGTCGACAAAGCCGATAACCTGCTCGGCCTCGAAGCGCGCAAGCATATCGAAGATATCGCTACGCGCATGGTTGAAAAGGGCGCAACGCAGGAGCCGGCCGATATGGTCGCCCGGTTGTTTGCTGTGGACGGTGCCATTGGCCTGTCTCGCCTTTCCAGCGATACGGGCATTCATCCTGTCGCTCTGGCGCAAGGCTTTATCGAACTGGGTGCGCTTCTGGGCATTGACTGGGCGCAATCGCGCGCTGCAGTGATGAGCCCCGCTGACCCGTGGGAACGGCTGCTCGTCGCCGGACTGGCGCGCGATTTCCAGCAGATGCGGTTTGATTTCCTGCGCAGTCTTGCCAAGCAGCGCGGCAAGAATTCGGGCGATCCGTCTGCCTTGATCGAAGAGTGGGCGGAGGAGCAGGACCATGTCATCGCACAGTTCCGCAGAATGATTACGCGGGCACGCGGCGCTACACCTGTCGCTCCGGCCATGCTGGCGCAAATCGCCAGCCAGGCACGTAATATGCTGCAAGGCTAG
- a CDS encoding ABC transporter permease, which yields MSDDNAIRNGGRLSLWRAAYVIARRDFTAVLFSRAFIFFLLGPLFPAIVMGLAGGVGAQVQSEAGVADVGIAMQADDLDAMLAARDELAMQLPGAIPPMVAVAYLQPGETYDARGVLEDGEGSLAGVITGTLDAPVLTATEGRVMRWRGTVGMVAAHAAEGNALAYPPVGTSIVGTSGAAENSGRLRTAQGGQVLLFLLIMLLASMVLSNLVEEKGNKIIEVLAAAIPMDAVFLGKLFAMLGVSVVGIAVWGSTGAAILYAGGMSLSDLANPGVGWPMFFLLFALYFAMGYLLLGSIFLAVGSLATTVREVQTLSMPATMFQILVFFFASLAVTDRGGMIELTAMAFPLSSPFTMVARAAAEESLWPHLLALGWQALWVAIFVRAGASLFRRRVMKSGPRAATRRGPVKALLGMFRNRSPQQS from the coding sequence ATGAGCGACGACAATGCCATCAGGAACGGCGGCCGTTTGTCGCTATGGCGCGCCGCCTATGTCATTGCGCGGCGTGATTTTACTGCAGTCCTGTTCAGCCGAGCATTCATATTCTTTCTGCTGGGGCCGCTGTTCCCCGCCATCGTCATGGGGCTGGCAGGCGGGGTTGGCGCGCAAGTGCAGAGCGAAGCAGGCGTGGCCGATGTAGGTATCGCCATGCAAGCAGACGATCTTGATGCAATGCTGGCGGCGCGCGATGAACTGGCGATGCAATTGCCCGGTGCCATACCGCCCATGGTAGCCGTGGCCTATCTGCAACCGGGCGAAACATATGATGCGCGCGGCGTACTGGAAGATGGCGAAGGAAGTCTAGCAGGGGTGATCACAGGCACGCTTGACGCGCCGGTGCTGACCGCGACGGAGGGGCGCGTTATGCGCTGGCGGGGCACGGTCGGCATGGTCGCCGCGCATGCTGCCGAAGGAAATGCACTTGCCTATCCGCCGGTCGGCACATCCATAGTCGGCACCAGCGGGGCGGCAGAGAATTCGGGCCGCTTGCGCACTGCGCAAGGCGGGCAGGTTTTATTGTTTCTTCTCATCATGCTGCTGGCCAGCATGGTGCTGTCAAATCTGGTGGAGGAAAAGGGCAATAAGATCATCGAAGTGCTGGCCGCCGCAATTCCCATGGATGCAGTGTTTCTGGGCAAATTATTTGCCATGCTAGGCGTGTCGGTCGTGGGTATTGCGGTGTGGGGCTCAACAGGGGCGGCAATCCTTTATGCAGGCGGCATGTCGCTGTCCGATCTTGCCAATCCGGGTGTCGGATGGCCGATGTTCTTCCTCCTCTTCGCGCTCTATTTCGCCATGGGGTATCTGTTGCTAGGCTCCATCTTTCTTGCGGTCGGATCGCTCGCCACGACGGTGCGAGAGGTCCAGACGCTGTCTATGCCGGCCACCATGTTCCAGATCCTCGTGTTCTTTTTTGCCAGCCTCGCTGTAACCGACAGGGGGGGCATGATCGAATTAACGGCCATGGCATTCCCGCTGAGTTCGCCTTTCACCATGGTGGCCCGGGCGGCAGCGGAGGAATCGCTATGGCCGCACCTGCTGGCGCTGGGCTGGCAGGCATTGTGGGTCGCGATTTTCGTACGCGCCGGAGCATCGCTGTTCCGCAGGCGGGTGATGAAATCAGGCCCGCGCGCGGCCACAAGGCGTGGACCCGTCAAGGCTTTGCTGGGGATGTTCAGGAACCGTTCGCCCCAGCAAAGCTAA
- a CDS encoding ABC transporter ATP-binding protein, whose translation MATPITDSGSVPDIATSRPLAIEARGLVKRFNSTLAVDGVDISIPEGAIYGILGPNGAGKTTTLRMLLGIIDPDEGSRRVLGADNPQDVARRIGYLPEERGLYPSMKCYEAIAFMGALRGVPLPEGRKRGKRLLEDHGLGHAVDKQIRQLSKGMAQTVQLLGTLVHDPALVVFDEPFSGLDAINQGKLEVLIRGLADKGTTVIFSTHVIAHAERLCEGIAIIAGGKVPFAGKVDEARDRIPAQVRLETRNSDGPWSAALPAETRRVGDFWNFPLPESGVEPLLKALIEGDAGIQSLSIERAGLHDAFVAIAGEAAARDMVMQDAGGEA comes from the coding sequence ATGGCGACCCCTATCACCGATTCAGGCTCTGTGCCGGATATCGCAACTTCGCGCCCTCTTGCGATTGAGGCGCGCGGTCTTGTCAAACGCTTTAACAGCACGCTGGCGGTCGACGGCGTCGATATCTCCATTCCCGAAGGCGCGATCTACGGCATCCTCGGCCCAAATGGCGCAGGCAAGACCACGACCTTGCGCATGCTGCTCGGTATTATTGATCCCGATGAAGGGTCGCGGCGTGTGCTGGGGGCGGATAATCCGCAGGATGTTGCGCGGCGGATCGGCTATCTACCTGAAGAGCGCGGACTTTATCCTTCGATGAAATGTTATGAGGCCATCGCTTTCATGGGCGCATTGCGCGGTGTGCCGCTGCCAGAGGGGCGCAAGCGGGGAAAAAGGCTGCTGGAAGACCACGGGCTTGGCCATGCCGTCGACAAGCAGATCCGCCAGCTTTCGAAGGGCATGGCGCAGACGGTGCAATTGCTTGGCACATTGGTGCATGATCCTGCGCTGGTGGTGTTTGACGAACCTTTCAGCGGCCTCGATGCGATCAATCAGGGCAAGCTGGAAGTGCTGATACGCGGCCTTGCAGACAAGGGCACGACGGTGATCTTCTCTACCCATGTGATCGCCCATGCAGAACGATTGTGCGAAGGCATTGCCATTATCGCCGGGGGCAAGGTTCCATTTGCGGGCAAGGTGGATGAAGCGCGCGATCGCATCCCCGCACAGGTTCGGCTGGAAACGCGAAATTCGGACGGACCGTGGAGCGCGGCGCTGCCAGCAGAAACAAGGCGGGTGGGCGATTTCTGGAATTTCCCCCTGCCCGAAAGCGGGGTCGAACCGCTGCTTAAAGCGCTGATCGAAGGAGACGCGGGCATCCAGTCACTCAGCATTGAACGGGCAGGCCTGCACGATGCTTTCGTGGCCATAGCCGGCGAGGCTGCGGCACGCGACATGGTCATGCAGGATGCAGGAGGCGAAGCATGA
- the queG gene encoding tRNA epoxyqueuosine(34) reductase QueG, whose product MVNMADTRLIEHRFETRLRNKARELGFASVGIAPAADDPLRAERLHAWLDSGFHGAMGWMEDRADVRQGPQSMWPAAKSVIALGMSYAPEIDPLALEGDAEKARISVYAQGRDYHDVLKKALKALARWLCEEVPETQLKVFVDTAPVMEKPLGEAAGLGWQGKHTNLVSREHGSWLFLGAIYTTIELTPDGDHADLCGSCRACQDACPTNAFPQPYQLDARRCISYLTIEHKGPIPEEFRSAIGNRIYGCDDCLAVCPWNKFADTAARHLAFVPRGELAAPELAQLLALDDVAFRAKFSGSPIKRIGRNRFVRNCLIAAGNSGNNALLDQVAELRSDPDPVVSEAADWALSRLSAAP is encoded by the coding sequence ATGGTTAACATGGCCGATACGCGCTTGATTGAACATCGCTTCGAAACACGTTTGCGCAATAAGGCGCGTGAACTGGGCTTCGCCTCTGTGGGAATCGCGCCTGCCGCGGATGACCCGCTGCGCGCAGAACGGTTGCACGCATGGCTCGACAGCGGGTTTCACGGCGCGATGGGCTGGATGGAAGACCGCGCCGATGTAAGGCAGGGGCCCCAGAGCATGTGGCCCGCCGCGAAAAGCGTAATCGCGCTTGGCATGTCTTACGCGCCCGAAATTGATCCGCTGGCGCTGGAAGGCGATGCGGAAAAGGCGCGAATTTCGGTCTATGCGCAGGGCCGCGATTACCATGATGTGCTGAAAAAGGCGCTGAAGGCGCTGGCGCGCTGGCTGTGTGAAGAAGTGCCGGAAACGCAGCTCAAGGTGTTTGTCGATACAGCGCCTGTCATGGAAAAGCCGCTGGGTGAAGCCGCCGGGCTGGGTTGGCAGGGCAAGCACACCAATCTTGTCAGCAGAGAGCATGGCAGCTGGCTGTTTCTCGGCGCGATCTATACCACGATAGAGCTGACGCCAGATGGCGACCATGCCGATCTGTGCGGATCATGCAGGGCGTGCCAGGATGCCTGCCCGACCAATGCCTTTCCGCAGCCTTACCAATTGGATGCACGGCGTTGCATTTCCTACCTCACCATTGAGCACAAGGGGCCGATACCCGAGGAATTTCGCTCTGCTATCGGCAATCGCATCTATGGCTGCGACGACTGCCTGGCGGTGTGCCCGTGGAACAAATTTGCCGATACCGCCGCGCGCCATCTCGCTTTTGTCCCGCGAGGAGAACTGGCTGCGCCTGAACTTGCGCAATTGCTGGCGCTGGACGATGTGGCATTTCGCGCAAAGTTTTCTGGCTCTCCGATAAAACGGATCGGGCGCAATCGCTTTGTGCGCAATTGCCTGATCGCTGCTGGCAATAGCGGCAATAATGCGCTGTTGGATCAGGTGGCTGAATTGCGATCTGACCCTGATCCGGTTGTCAGCGAAGCGGCTGATTGGGCCTTGTCACGCCTCAGCGCAGCTCCTTGA
- the msrB gene encoding peptide-methionine (R)-S-oxide reductase MsrB, which yields MQNISIDRRAILAWLGAGVSVPVLAACGGEEARAQQNFLITLSDAQWRQRLTAQEFRVLREAGTERPFSSPLDDESRRGTFVCAGCNNALYSSRHKFDSGTGWPSFWRAETGRAVGYSTDRLLGYSRQEVHCADCGGHLGHVFNDGPRPTGKRHCINGVAMNFRAA from the coding sequence ATGCAGAATATATCGATCGATCGCCGTGCAATTCTCGCCTGGCTGGGTGCGGGCGTCTCTGTTCCCGTGCTGGCCGCATGCGGCGGTGAAGAAGCCCGTGCGCAGCAGAATTTTCTTATCACCCTGTCAGACGCGCAATGGCGCCAGCGACTGACCGCGCAGGAATTCCGTGTGCTGCGCGAAGCAGGCACAGAACGCCCCTTCAGTTCACCCCTCGATGATGAAAGCCGCCGCGGCACCTTTGTCTGCGCGGGCTGCAACAATGCGCTGTATTCCAGCCGACACAAATTCGACAGCGGCACTGGCTGGCCAAGCTTCTGGCGGGCGGAAACTGGCCGCGCGGTGGGTTATTCAACCGATCGTCTGCTCGGCTATAGCCGACAGGAAGTGCATTGCGCCGATTGTGGCGGCCATTTGGGCCATGTCTTCAATGATGGTCCGCGTCCGACAGGCAAGCGGCATTGCATCAATGGCGTGGCGATGAATTTCCGCGCCGCTTAA
- a CDS encoding GtrA family protein encodes MAAKSPMAERPPDMTAALLRLIDMRLTRYMFASVGALAVDLGAFLALLALGTWPAGASAIGYSLGILAHWLMSSRAVFIGHVAQPGRARTRQKALFVGSALIGLALTTAIVWAGDTGGIDPRAAKLVAIAVSFFVIWRLRSRVVFR; translated from the coding sequence ATGGCAGCAAAATCGCCGATGGCAGAAAGGCCGCCTGACATGACCGCCGCGCTTCTGCGCCTGATCGACATGAGGCTGACGCGCTATATGTTCGCCAGCGTTGGGGCGCTGGCGGTGGATCTGGGCGCATTTCTTGCGCTGTTGGCGCTTGGCACATGGCCCGCAGGTGCCTCGGCAATCGGCTATTCGCTCGGCATTCTGGCACATTGGCTGATGAGCAGCCGCGCGGTCTTTATCGGACATGTTGCGCAGCCCGGTCGCGCCCGCACGCGGCAAAAGGCGCTGTTTGTGGGCTCTGCGCTGATCGGCCTTGCGCTGACCACGGCCATTGTCTGGGCAGGCGACACCGGCGGGATCGATCCGCGTGCTGCAAAGCTGGTGGCGATCGCGGTAAGCTTTTTCGTAATCTGGCGACTGCGCAGCCGCGTGGTTTTCCGCTAG
- a CDS encoding NAD(P)/FAD-dependent oxidoreductase yields MINHDVVIVGSGHGGAQAAIALRQHGFEGSILMIGRDRVPPYEKPPLSKEYLAGEKPFERLLIRPEAFWAEKNIELMLGEAVTKIDPEQREVHLSSGETIGYGRLIWAAGGDARRLSCPGGHLDGVHAVRDKRDVDALLADLDDGAQRFVVIGGGYIGLEAAAVLRKLGRDVTLVESMDRVLNRVAGEELSHFYEEEHRRQGVDLRLGVEVERLTGEVRVTGVVLSDGEEVPCDAVVVGIGIVPAVGPLIAAGAAGANGVDVSETCHTSLEKVYAIGDCAAHGNSYAEGAVIRVESVQNAHDMATTVAKGICGDSQPYSAFPWFWSNQYDLRLQTAGLNIGYDETVLRGDPAERSFSVIYLKEGRVIAVDAVNRTKDYVQGRKLIEARCVADPADLADTEKQLKELR; encoded by the coding sequence ATGATTAATCATGATGTTGTCATCGTGGGTTCAGGGCATGGCGGCGCACAGGCGGCTATCGCGCTGCGTCAACACGGCTTCGAGGGTTCGATTCTGATGATAGGCCGCGATCGCGTGCCGCCCTATGAAAAGCCGCCGCTTTCTAAGGAATATCTGGCAGGCGAAAAGCCGTTTGAACGTCTGCTTATCCGGCCAGAGGCATTCTGGGCGGAAAAAAATATCGAGCTGATGCTGGGCGAGGCCGTCACCAAGATCGATCCGGAACAGCGCGAGGTGCATCTCAGTTCGGGCGAGACAATCGGTTATGGTCGGCTGATCTGGGCGGCAGGCGGCGATGCGCGCCGGCTTTCATGCCCCGGTGGCCATCTCGATGGCGTCCACGCCGTGCGTGACAAGCGCGATGTCGACGCACTGCTTGCCGATCTTGATGACGGCGCCCAACGTTTCGTCGTGATCGGCGGCGGCTATATCGGGCTGGAAGCAGCCGCCGTCCTGCGCAAGCTGGGCCGCGATGTCACCTTGGTTGAATCGATGGATCGCGTGCTGAACCGCGTGGCGGGCGAGGAACTTTCGCATTTTTACGAAGAAGAGCACCGCCGTCAGGGCGTCGATCTGCGGTTGGGCGTAGAGGTTGAACGCCTGACAGGTGAAGTCCGCGTCACCGGCGTGGTGCTGAGCGATGGTGAGGAAGTGCCATGCGATGCGGTCGTGGTGGGCATTGGCATCGTGCCTGCCGTCGGCCCGCTAATCGCGGCAGGCGCTGCGGGCGCGAATGGCGTTGATGTTTCTGAAACCTGTCACACCAGCCTTGAGAAGGTCTATGCCATCGGAGACTGCGCGGCGCATGGTAACAGCTATGCCGAAGGAGCGGTCATTCGGGTAGAGAGCGTGCAGAACGCACACGACATGGCCACCACGGTGGCCAAGGGCATCTGCGGCGATTCACAGCCCTATTCTGCCTTTCCGTGGTTCTGGTCCAATCAATATGATCTGCGTCTGCAAACTGCCGGGCTCAATATTGGCTATGATGAGACTGTTTTGCGCGGCGATCCCGCAGAACGCAGCTTTTCCGTTATCTACCTCAAGGAAGGGCGCGTGATCGCGGTGGATGCAGTTAATCGCACCAAGGATTACGTGCAGGGCCGCAAGTTGATCGAGGCGCGATGCGTAGCCGATCCGGCGGATCTGGCCGATACCGAAAAGCAGCTCAAGGAGCTGCGCTGA